The DNA sequence CCAGGATATGTGTCTATCACAATCCTCTAATGGTTGCCAAGCAAAAGCAGGACTTTAAAGAAGTTGAAACCTATGTTACCCAAACTCGGCTAAAAGTGTCCTACATGGATATGTGTCTGAGTATCAGAATCGGCaataattagaaaattttacatgtttatgaCTTAAATATGTGTCAGAGTGTCCATTgccatgtccgagtgtcgagtaTCCGACACAAGTACCCAAGACAAAATGAAGAGTACGGGTTACATTTGTTGAAACAGTCTTATAATGACAAGCAAAGTCAGGATCCCTCTAATGGTAAACAAAGTCAGGGTCCTTTAATGGCAAGCCAAGTTAGGACGTGAGATATGTATGGTGAACCTGTATGGTGCCTGGAAAATTGTGCCTCGATTCTCTGTTTGAAATTCTCGCCAAATTCTGTTGAGGTAGGCCATGAGCCTTGAAATGCCTTTTGAAAGCAGATGTTACTATTGGTGAAAAGGAATGATGAGATTGATGGAGATTTAAATGGGAACCATAAGTAGGTTTTCTTCCAATTCTTTAATAGGCTTATCTTATTTGTCAAGTTGCTTTCATTTTCTTCTATAAATCTGACAGCTTAACTTGCAGTCAGACAAGTTGTTGTGATTCTTGATCTCTGATATctcttccaatctatttcttcAAATTCTTCTCCATTTCTAATCTCTCCTTCTCGCTTCTTCATCTACCTTTACGACTGATCATCTTCTTTATTTGGTCTGCAACTACTAGCACTTTTTCACTGGCGTCTAAACATCAATCCGTTATCTTCAAGATAAGAGCTCCACACAGGTCTCACTCGTTAGTTTGAGGGGAAGTTTTAAGGGGTAAGATAAAAGGATAATATGTCTTCCTATCCGGAACATTTGTTTAGAATTTAGTATTGTTTGTAACCTTTTATATATACTGGATATGTACTAACTGTAGGAACACGGGTAAAAAGAAATGTAGTCAATtaatttctcttctttcttgttCATGTATTACTCTTTTAAGTTTACAATTATGGTTCTCACCATCACCAACTTATAAAATCATCAGAAGATTATATTGTTCCTTGAACAGAACTAACCCAAGCTGCAACAAAAATAACAGCTTACCTGAAAACACCAAAAATTTACTCAAACTCATATAAACTCTTTAGGCATGACATGTAAAAGGAGCCCAAATCACAATTTTTATGTCATATGTCAGTTTAAATAGCATGTATAAAGATTTAGAAGCCTTCGGTGAGTGGCAGCAGAACCTGAGCTTAAAATGTTACAAGTTTTAGGCAATAAAACAAGCTCAAAGTCTCACAACAGCAAACAAACTAACAGGAGCTTGTAAATATTACTCTTTCCCACTCATTTTGTCCAACTTAGAAATCCACCTTTAATTCACTCACATTAAATTAgctgataattattaaaaaattatattacttttcaaatatataaatttaatttatattcaatttaccatatttaataaatatgataattttgCATCATGTCAAGTAGACTATGAGGGCTTCAAACTAACAATCAaaataacaaacaaacaatCAATATTCGtaataatcatttttatattattcgtAAGATCAGATATATGAAATCAAGCAatcatttaaaagaaaataaagatatCACTTTGAATACTGAAACGTccaaaatttcaatattaaatGTCTGATCAGCAAATATAATTATACCATAAAAtgaaattgaagaaaataatgAAATCTAGATAGAAAAGAAATTAGTGTAAtgtataaataaaagacaagccTAAGCTTCAATCGGCATAAAATGAATTTGAATTACTTCAAATTAAacaaaagcaaaataaaaatttagggcTGCTTCGAAGACTTCTGAATGAAGAGAGAGCCCTATCCCAGTTGTTTCAGATTCGGGCTTTGGCCCAAGTCAAGAAACGTTCTAGTTGGACAGGAATTTTCTTCAGCTCTTCACACTCAACTGCTTGAAAACTTTTGAGGCAAGGTAGTGCTCCTTCCTCGACTTGCAATTCTTTCAGATTAGGTAAATTTTCTAGTCTTAAAATTTGAAGACTCGGAAATGCATTTTTACTGCAAACCATTTTATTTCCCTCGTACACTCCTATATCCAACTGAAGAGCCGTAAGATTCGGTAAATTTCCCAAGCTGGGCATTGGATCTTCCGTTAAGCCACTACCGTATAGGGTTAAATCTGTGACTGAATCTGGCAGAAAACGTAATTCTGATGGATCTTCTATAACACCCCATAACTCGATGCTCTTGAGACGATTCATAGACGAAAGTGATTTCATTGTTGGAATAACAGCATCAGTACTCAACCAAAGTCTGAATGTTTGGAGATTTGTTAAATTAGCTATGGATTCCAGCGAGTaacctcctcctcctcctttATCTTTTTTTACGACTAGATTATTTTGTATAGATAATGTACGGAGGTTAGTGAAATTGGCAGTATCAATCTTGACCCATTCCTCCAACTCTATACCATATAAAGAATGGAGCTTTGTTTGGTGACTACCTATATTCAACCTCCCgctaattttaatgaatatattatacatatgcCTCAACTCAGGCAGCTCCCATATCTCTCTGGGAACTGTGTAAGATCTACCGAGCACACCCCATAAAGATTGTAACTTTTTCAGCTTGCCAATACTTGCTGGCATTACTGCTGTTTTATTGTAACAACCATTTAAGCCTAAGAACTTTAAGAGAACCAAGTCCCCTATTTCTTCTGGTATCCTCTCTGATTCTACACTTGACATATCTAGCACTTTGAGATTTTTAAATCTGGTGTATGTCAACTTCATTTGTTTTAATTCTGCTTTAACATTATAACCTTCCAGCAGTAAGGAATGCAAATATAAAGCATCAAATGTACGCTGCTCAAGTAATTTAAAGTACTCACCAAATCCATTATAAATAGCATGACGTCGTTGTCCTTCCAACAAATGGATGAGATTTGGTTGGTCTTTACTTGAATCAAAAATAACCAACAACTTCTGCTCCTTCGCCTTTTTTATGGCAAGTTCACGCACAAGATCATGGACCCGGCATGTGCCAACTTTCCCATTCAATTGCAAACACTCAATCTGAATCAAGTTACGATTAATTAGCTCGTTCAGACAATCCTCGGCCAAATCCTCCATAAGGACtccatcttcttcatcttctgatATGAATTCCTCTGCAATCCATAAATGCTTCAAACGTTCGACGCGAATAATATTGTCTTCTGGGAATCGTGCAAGGTAGAGAAAACAATCTTTCATTTGGGGAGACAAGTCTTTATAACTCAAGCTTAGTATCTCTACAATATCCACCGAGTCATCCCTCAAGTTTCGCCAGATATGCTGCGTCACCTTTGACCAATAGTCATAGCTCTTGTCGTGAAATAAAAGGCCGCCCAGTATCACAATTGCAAGTGGTAAACCTCCACATCTACCAACCATCTCCCTTCCCAAGTTCTCCAGATTCTGGGTGGGTTCCGCTGTCTTGCAGAACAATTCCCAGCTTTCCTCTTCCCTCAAAAAACGAAGTTGATAGGCTAAAGCATTCTTATCCACAGTCTCTGCGACTTTCTTGTTCCTTGTAGTTATCATGATCCGACTACCGTTGTCCAGGTTTGGAAATGCGATCTTGATCTGGTTCCAAGCTTTTATATcccatatatcatcaataaGTACCAAATAGCAACCGTCATTCTGGAGTAACTGTGGTAGGTATTGCAGCAAGTCACGCTCATCCATGTTTGAGATATATTGTTCGTGCTGAGGTCCCTTGAAAGACTTTATTATCCTCTTAAGGACATCTTTGATAGTATATTCGTTGGAGACACAAACTTTAGCACGGGTGCCAAAATGTCTCAACTTGTTAGAGTTGTACAACTTGAGGGCAAGTGAAGTCTTGCCCGATCCCCCCATTCCGTGAATGGAAATAATTTTAAGGGGCGGATCCTCGTTATTAAGTTCTGTCATCAACTTGTCAATATCCTCCTCGAAGCCAACCACATCCACCTTGTTATCAATGGCGCTTGCTCTTATCAAGGTTCTCTCTTTTTGTTTCACATCTGGACCGGCTAAAATATTGTCGATGCCATACTCGAGGCGCCTCTCCTTGATCACACCGATCTTTTTCTTGAGTGACTCGATATTGTTGCCAATGTCATAAAGCTGAGCTTCTTTCTTGCAGATGCAAATACAGTTGAGAAATCTATCCATATGACCTTGACCTTGTTCCAGACTGGCTTGTCCATCCTGAAACCTCTTCAAGATATCCACAGCTTCATCGGCAACCTCTCTGACAGTGCTTATCCATAGACGGatttcatcttcttcttgccttgaTTCTGCACGTCTTACAGAAGCCTGGAGGAGGCCTAATTCATCTTTGAGCCATCTTATATCATCTCTAACTTCTATTCGTAGGTTAACTTGGTGCACAAGAAAATCACCAAGGTTTTCGATTGCAAAAGATACTAAAGCATCAACCATACTTTTGTATGAAGTAGAAAAGAAAGGAAGGCGAAAGGTTTGTGATTTTCGTGTGAGGCTCCATGTATACTCTATATATAAAACACGCCTGATACCATATTGACGGCTCAGATGGATTTAAAAAATTGTCAATGCTTTGGTAAAGAGTCTCATCCAGGATAAGCTAATACTACCAAacatgtttataaaaaaaattaaaaatggccAGAGCACCTGTAATTCAAATGCTTTGGTTACTCCAACATTACTCGAAATGAATATTTCTTGGACCATTTTATCATGAAAATTACCAACAATTAAAGTACTCCGTGATTCGCTACCCTGCGAATCTGGGATGCATCATGCATTATTGTTAGTTTTGTCTTTTACTTATTAAATAATagaattgaatataaatttataattatattttctttcagATGGGGCTGGCAGGGAGTTTCTTAGATGCATGTGGAAGCGAAAGAGACGACTTTGGGCGATGTTCTTGTTAGAGCATTCCGGTTGGCTTCCCTATATGTTTCCCTATTCTCATAATTTAGGAaatttcttaactttttatcAAAACTGAAACTCATGAAAATAATTTtgggaaattattaaatttagtaaGAATATAAGGATAGGGATGAGGTGCTTAATAAGAATGCTCTTGGACCTAGCGGAGGAATAACGTGGCCCAGCTCGTCATCGTATTATCTTACTTACGTTGACCCTTTCACGGCTTATGTATGGTGTTTAAAAATTCACATTAAAGGATTTAattgtttgttttaattaacTTGTAGAATATAGACAATAAAAAAAGGGAGATTTAcagaatatataatttgaacttTTTTCTATGAACGCAAGAGAAAAGATGATCAATCTCATAAAAAGTCAAATTGAacataatcaataattataaaaattaattgaagaTTTTTTCACTGACAAATTGAAAAACTTTGGACAATGCGCAAACCTACAAATTAATTGGTATCGTTGGAAGGTCATATAGGCAGAAAATATTAAAGACGGTTAACGAGAAGTGAAACCTCACATCGTCTTGATACTTggattaacaaatttattatataaaatggaGATCTCATCTTCATTTATAGTGTGTTCGGTCAGAGACaataaaatgtaataaaatgaattaataaaattatttgaaattaatagaGATAAAAGGGAAAtttcaaaaggaaaaaaatgaatacaaaattATTACTATGATATTTGAAGAAAAATGAATATAGGAAAAAATGTAGCATTGAATCTCAATTTGAAGATGTGATCTAGCACACATGATGAATGGAATAATGGAATAGAAGAGAAAATGAATTGTCTTAACAATTTCGTAACATAATGCATTTCTCGTTGCCTCTGAAATCATTGATCGCAGCTAAACAAAAGATTAATGGGTAAATCATTCAATTTATAGCTCAGAGAGTACTCATGGATCTTAACCAATATGAAAGTTTTTATACAGTAGTatactaatattaattattattaaatagataataaaattaaatataattcaataattatatggaaaatgctagggaccccaaaaaattgtcccaaatttttttcccaaatgagGTGTCTAATCCTGATTGGTTGCATTTACTCTCAAAATAATGAGGCCCCCTTGTAGATTCATTCATCACCCAATCATAACTCTCCACTTgtttgccacatcatttggtaaCAGTTTTTGGGAAAATTTTTTGGGATACCTAGCATTGCtctaattatattttactttCACATGGAGTCATCAATGCACCACACGGAGTCATCAATGCACCACATGGATCATCGTATAATTTGGCCGCAAAAGTCTGGGGAGTCTGATCACCATTCACCATCATTCAACGACTCTCGGAAAGTCAAATAGTACGAAAATTCATGAGAAAACGATCCCATTGCCTTGATGACAACATTGGAATATTACTTAACCTGCACGAGGAACGCTTAATTaagaaaacaagaaataaataaGGACAACAGAAATATGGAAAATGTTTCCTGcacaagattatatatatttttcataatatgttAAATTTTGATTGGAATGAGTCCCTCGTGTACTCACCGGTAACATAAATTAAAACGTCTCATCTCAATTGTCATGTTGCCTTGTTCGGGGAAAATTGACAATCATGCCACAAACCCTACGAGACATGGACGAATAGTCTCCAACCTCAGAATTAGGAGTGAGCAAAACACCGAATAAATCCGAAATCGAAACCGCTAAAAATCGAACcgtataaaaccgaaccgaaaccgaatcctataacttataaattgaaaccgaaaccgattgTTCGATTTCGGTTATAGCTAGGAATCGATCTgagaaaaaccgaaccgatccgatttttaaaataaatattatatattatttatatatttaaaataaattcat is a window from the Daucus carota subsp. sativus chromosome 8, DH1 v3.0, whole genome shotgun sequence genome containing:
- the LOC108198979 gene encoding putative disease resistance RPP13-like protein 3; its protein translation is MVDALVSFAIENLGDFLVHQVNLRIEVRDDIRWLKDELGLLQASVRRAESRQEEDEIRLWISTVREVADEAVDILKRFQDGQASLEQGQGHMDRFLNCICICKKEAQLYDIGNNIESLKKKIGVIKERRLEYGIDNILAGPDVKQKERTLIRASAIDNKVDVVGFEEDIDKLMTELNNEDPPLKIISIHGMGGSGKTSLALKLYNSNKLRHFGTRAKVCVSNEYTIKDVLKRIIKSFKGPQHEQYISNMDERDLLQYLPQLLQNDGCYLVLIDDIWDIKAWNQIKIAFPNLDNGSRIMITTRNKKVAETVDKNALAYQLRFLREEESWELFCKTAEPTQNLENLGREMVGRCGGLPLAIVILGGLLFHDKSYDYWSKVTQHIWRNLRDDSVDIVEILSLSYKDLSPQMKDCFLYLARFPEDNIIRVERLKHLWIAEEFISEDEEDGVLMEDLAEDCLNELINRNLIQIECLQLNGKVGTCRVHDLVRELAIKKAKEQKLLVIFDSSKDQPNLIHLLEGQRRHAIYNGFGEYFKLLEQRTFDALYLHSLLLEGYNVKAELKQMKLTYTRFKNLKVLDMSSVESERIPEEIGDLVLLKFLGLNGCYNKTAVMPASIGKLKKLQSLWGVLGRSYTVPREIWELPELRHMYNIFIKISGRLNIGSHQTKLHSLYGIELEEWVKIDTANFTNLRTLSIQNNLVVKKDKGGGGGYSLESIANLTNLQTFRLWLSTDAVIPTMKSLSSMNRLKSIELWGVIEDPSELRFLPDSVTDLTLYGSGLTEDPMPSLGNLPNLTALQLDIGVYEGNKMVCSKNAFPSLQILRLENLPNLKELQVEEGALPCLKSFQAVECEELKKIPVQLERFLTWAKARI